The Alcaligenes faecalis sequence ACGGCACGGATAAAGTTATCAACAATTTCACCCGAATGGCGGTCCAGACTGATCTGGGTAAACATGCAGCTTTGCAGGCCCACCTGACGGCGATCCACGCGCGCATAATAGCCTTGGATGACCTTGTTTTTTTCCAGGTTTTTGATGCGCCGCCAGACGGGCGCGGTGGACAAACCCACCTGCTCGGAAACCTGCTGAGCCGAGGCTCGACCATCCAACTGCAAAGCATCCAAGATTTTTAAGTCAGTTTTATCCATATTTAAACATTTACGAAATGAATATTTCAAAGAATAGGGAATACACGCAACTATAACGCAAAAAAAAGCGAGGGCAGACTCTCTATCATGATCTCTATCTGGAGGTTTCATCATGACGCAGTCCGTCGACACTCAATACAAGCTAAGCGACAACCTGACCGCACAATCAGGACGCATCTTTTTAACGGGCACACAGGCCCTGGTGCGCATGTTGCTGACCCAGGCGCGCCTGGATAAAGAACACGGTTTGAACACCGCCGGTTTTGTCTCCGGCTACCGTGGTTCGCCACTGGGTGGCGTGGACATGATCATGTGGAAGGCCCAGAAGCATCTGGATCAAGCCAAGGTCCGTTTCCAACCGGCTATTAACGAAGATCTGGCGGCCTCCATGATCATGGGCACCCAGCAGGCCGGCGAGCGCGCCGACCGTACCGTCGATGGCGTGTTCTCCATGTGGTATGGCAAGGGTCCCGGAGTAGACCGTGCGGGCGATGCCTTGCACCACGGTCACGCTGCTGGAGCCTCCCAGCACGGTGGCGTCCTGATGATTGTGGGTGATGACCACGTAGCCTCGTCTTCGTCCATCCCCCACGCCAGCGAACAATCCCTGATCGCCTGGGGCATCCCGGTGGTCAACCCCAGCTCTGTTGAAGAATACGAACGCTTTGGTATCTGGGCCTGGGCCTTATCGCGCTACTCCGGTTCCTGGGTAGCCTTCAAAGCCATTACCGAAACCGTGGAAAGCGGCCGCTCTTTCGAGATTGCCCCTCTGGATGATCTGGCCCCAGCCTTGGCCGACAAACAAGGCGGCAAACACCCCTACGATCCCAGCAAATTCCTGACGCCTTCCATGGAGGGCACCTTGGATGCCCGTCTGGATAGCGTGCGCGAATTTGCCCATAAATACAGTCTGGATCGTGTGCTGGAAGCAGCGCCCCAGGCACGTATCGGTATTGTGTCCACCGGCAAAGCCACACTGGACACCCTGGACGCACTGCAACAGCTCAGCAGCCTGAAGGATCTGCCCGCCATTCGCCATCTGAAAATCGGGTTGAGCTGGCCTGTGAATCCGCAATCGCTGAACGATTTTATTGAAGGCCTGGACCACGTTCTGGTCATTGAGGAAAAGGGCCCGATCATTGAAGATCAGTTAAAGAACCTGCTCTTTAACCGTGCCCAACGCCCCACGGTGTCGGGCAAGCGCGATATTGAAAATGAAGTACTGATTCCTGCCGATGGTCAGCTCAGCCCTGCCCGCGTGGCCGTGGGTCTGCGTCGCTGGCTGGGCCATCACACCAATGTGCAATTGCCTGCCTGTACGGTGCAAAACCTAACTCCGATTGATACCAATGGGCTGACGCGTCGCCCCTACTTCTGTTCAGGCTGTCCGCACAATACCTCCACCAAAGTGCCCGAAGGCAGTCAGGCCATGGCCGGTGTGGGTTGTCACTACATGGCGACCTGGATGGACCGCAAAACCCGTGGTCTGACTCAAATGGGTGGCGAAGGCACGGACTGGGTGGGTCTGTCGCCCTTTATCCAGACGGGCCACATGTTCCAGAACATGGGTGAAGGCACGTACTTTCACTCCGGCTATCTGGCAATTCGTCAGGCTATTGCCGCGAATGCCAACATCACCTACAAAATTCTGTTCAACGATGCGGTTGCCATGACCGGCGGTCAGCCCGTTGACGGCCCGATCTCCGTACCCCGCATTTGCCAGCAAACCATTGGTGAAGGGGCGCGTCGTGTGGTCATCACCACCGACGAGCCAGAACGCTATCGCGGTGTCAGCCTGCCTGCCGGTATAGACGTTCATCACCGTCGCGAGCTGGATCGTCTGCAACGTGAACTGCGCGAGATCCCTGGCGTCACCATTTTGATTCACGACCAGACCTGTGCGGCTGAAAAGCGCCGTCGTCGTAAAAAGAACGAGTACCCCGATCCTGCCCGCCGCCTCTTTATTAACAAGGCCGTCTGCGAGGGCTGTGGGGATTGCGGGGTGCAATCGAATTGCCTGTCTTTGGTGCCTGCTGAAACGCCCGAAGGCCGCAAGCGCCAGATTGACCAGTCCAGCTGTAATAAAGACTACTCCTGCGTGGACGGTTTCTGCCCCAGCTTTGTGTCGGTAATGGGCGGTGCGCTGCGCCGTGGCGATCAAAACGGTCAGGCCGATATGAAGGCCCAGTTGCTGGCCAAGCTGGACACACTGCCACAACCTGTCATTCAAGCCAAGGACTGCAATGTGATTGTGGCCGGTGTGGGTGGTACCGGCGTGATCACTATTGGTGCGGTGCTCTCCATGGCGGTACACCTGGAAGGTCGCTCCAGCTCCGTACTGGACATGACCGGTCTGGCACAAAAAGGCGGCACCGTCATCAGCCACATTCGCCTGTCTGCCAATAAAGAAAACACGGGTGCCGTGCGTGTTGATCCCGGCCAAGCCGACCTGGCAATCTTGTGCGACGTGGTGGCAGCCGCTCACCCCAATGCCCTTTCCTGCCTGCGCCCTGGCCATACTCACGCCATCATCAACGAATATCTGGCTCCCACAGCCGAGTTCACCCGCAACCCGGATGCCCCTCTGGATGCACAGCACTTGTTGAGCCAACTGAAGACCACCGCTGGTGAAAACCAGGTGCGTTCTTTCAATGCTCACCAGGCAGCCACCCTGCTGTTCGGAGACAGTCTGCTGTCCAATATGCTCTTGATGGGCATGGCTTGGCAGCAAGGTTCCATGCCCGTTAGCAGCACGGCGGTTGAACAAGCCATCCGTCTGAATGGTGTAGCTATTCAAGCCAACCTGGATGCCTTCCACTTGGGTCGCGTGCTGGCTCACGATGAAAAAGCACTGGCCAGCCTCTTGGCTCCAGCCGCTCAAGTGGTGACCTTGCAGCGTCGCGAAACACTGGAACAAATCATGCAGCGTTGCACCAGCAGCCTGGAGCAATACCAGAACGCCGCGTATGCCCAACGCTTCACCAACACCATCAATGCACTGCGTGACGCCGAGCAAACACTGCGTCCGGGTCAGCGTCCTGTCTTGACTGAAAAAGCGGCTCGCAGCTTGTACAAGCTGATGGCCTACAAAGATGAGTACGAAGTGGCTCGCCTGTTCAGCTCGCCCGCTTTCCGCCAGGATCTGGAACAGCAATTTGAAGGTGACTTCTCCTTGCGCTTTCACTTCGCCCCGCCTTTGCTGGCACGCCGTGACCCGGCGACAGGCCGCCCACGCAAGATCACCTTGGGACCACGCACAGCCACTTTGCTGCGCTGGATGGCCAAAGGCAAGGGTCTACGCAACACCCCACTAGATCCCTTTGGCTACACCCATGAGCGTCGTATGGAGCGTCGCTTCTGGCGTGAATACCAGAGCCTGCTCAACAGCTTGAGCAAGAATCTGGATCAGGCCAACTACGCCACGGCATTGGAACTGGCCGAGCTGCCCCAACAATTGCGCGGCTTCGGCCCCGTAAAAATGGAATCGGCCAAGCAATACGAAGCCCGGTTTGCAGAGTTGACGCAGCAATTGAAAAACACAGGCCTGACAATTCAGGCAATTCCCGCCTAAGTCTTACCTCTCCAGAAGGATTAACCTGCCCTTTCAGCCCTGCTTATGCAGGGCTTTTTTTTAAGCTTGAACACACACTAAAAACCGCAGCTCAATCATGAACCACACCTCGTTTTCAAACTTATTTGCCACGCTTAATAGGGATTTTCAAGTCGCAAAAGCCCCGTACCTCTAGACGAGAATGCGTCAAGAATCAGGGACTTACTTACGGCCACGAATGGGTTTCCCGTCTACAGAACGCAACTTATTGGAGACAGCAGGCGGGGCTTAACAAAGCCATATGCCTGTGCTACATGATTATTACTTGACTGTGTAGGGGCTTGCGTTAGACTGCTAAGCTTATAAGGTATTGACCTTAGACGCCTGCGTCATTTGAAAAAGGCCATTGCAGTTTTCCAGGCCAGGTCAAATGGGTGTGGACAAACTAAAGACTTGTTCTCAAGGAGCATGATCATGGCAACAGCCAAGAAAGGCGCAGCAAAAGCAGCAAACACCAAAACCCCTAGCCCCAAGAAAGCAACGCCAGCCAAAGCACCAGTAAAAGCTTCCGCTACCAAGACCAGTCCCAGCAGCAAACCCGCTGCCAAAAAGTCCCCCTCTAAAACCACGGCTACCAAGACCAGCAAGGCTGCTGTAAAAGCGCCTGCCAAGTCCGCGACCAGCGCACCCGCCAAGAAAACGGTTGCGAAAAAAGCGGCAGTGAAAAAAACGGCTCAGACAAAGAGCACGACGATCAAAACCACCGCGACCAAGGCTGCCGCCGTCAAGACCGTAGCTAAAAAAGCAGCAGCTAAAAAAACAATCGCTAAAAAAGCGGTGGCCAAGAAAGTCGTGGCCAAAAAGGCCGTCGCTAAAAAGGCAGGCACTAAACCTGCTGCCACCGCTGCTGCAAAAAAAACGGCCAGCACCAAGGCAAGCAAGCCTGTGGCCAAAAAAGCCACTCCCAACAAAGCGGCAGCGAAACCTGCCACTAAAACCGGCACCAAGGCAGTTGTAAAGACCGCGGCCAAGAAAGCCAGTCCTGCTGCCAGTGCCAAGAAACCCGTAGTTCCAAAGAAGAAAGAAGTTAAATCCGTGACCGCAGAAACCAAAACCTCAAAGACCAGCACCACACCTAAAACTACCGCTAAGGTAGGGAATAAAACCGCAGCTCGCAAAGCGAGCAAAACGGCAGCATCGCCTGCCGAGCCGCTGCGCGACGACATCAACCCCGCCGGCTCCTGGCCCTTCCCAACCGGCAAGCGTCCTTAATCACACACTGCCTTCATATTTTTCCTCAAAGAGCCACCCTGGTCAGGGTGGCTCTTTGGTTTGTAGCACTTGCATGCGACAATTCCTTCTCCCATCAATTCATACCAAGCAACTATGTTCAGTGAAGTCGCCCTCTTCCTAATCCATATTGTTCTGTCGCTGCTGGGCACGATTTTGCTACTGCGTGCCTGGGTTTATGCGCTCAGAATTCATCCCTTCAACCCTTATTCACAAGCCATGTTCAAAGTCACGGACTGGCTGGTCATGCCTTTGCGACGCGTGGTCAAAAGCGGCAACCGTTGGGACTGGACCTCCTTGGTCGCAGCCTGGCTAAGTGCATTGGTCTACCTGGTCCTCAGTGCCATGGTGCTGACCGGCTCCATGTCCATGCTCTCGAACTTCCCCATGTTCTTGCTGGCCGCCGTCTTTACCTTGCTGCGCTGGGCCTTAAGCCTGATCTTCTGGGTTGTGCTGCTGCAGGCCCTGCTATCCTGGATTCAGCCACAATCACCCAGCATGCCTTTGCTGCGCTCAATTACCGCCCCCTTGCTGGACCCGATACGCCGTGTCCTGCCCGACTTGGGTGGCCTGGATCTGTCGCCGCTGGTCGTCTTGCTGCTGACCCAAGTGCTTAATATGGTTATCACACGCACGGCTTTCAGCCTGGTGCCAATCTAAGCACTGCGCGCTGGAAACTTGAAAAACCTGGGCTATGCTCAGGTTTTTTACTTTGATGCATCGCTATGCTTGATCTTTGCCTACTTGCTGAACCGCATTAAAGTCATCCTCAAGAATACGCAACCCGCAGCCATATTCAAGCAAACAAACTCATTCTGAATTAGGCTGATCTGATCTCCTCCCAAGTCTGGAAAAAAACCTTCCTTTCCTGCCCTGAATTCAAGAGCAAGAATCAGGGTGTCTTGGCCAAAAGCGGACCTTATACTGGCCTCATCACCCATCAGCAGGCCACAGCCATGACTCGTCTTCCACCAAAATCGGACTCAGACCGCCGCTACCGCGAGGCCGAACAATTTCTGGCCGCACTGGACCCAGACTGGCAAGCCTTGGTCACCCATGTAGGTCCTTGCATCCATCAGCCGCGCCCCGAGCGCGACCCCTACGAGGCCCTGATCCGCTCGGTGGTGTATCAACAATTGCACACCCGTGCGGCTGAACGCATTCTGCAACGCCTGATTGATATTTATCCACATGGCCACTGCCCAACACCTGAAGAAGTGCTGGCCACTCCCTATGAAACCCTGCGCGCATGTGGTTTGTCCGGTGCCAAGGCCAATAGCATTGTGGGACTGGCTCAAGCAAGTTTGGAGGGCGTTATTCCCGATCAGGCCACCGCTTTGCAAATGCCTGATGAAGATCTGATCAAGCAGTTGACCACACTACGCGGCATAGGCCGCTGGACGGTGGAAATGATGATGATGTACACGCTGGAGCATGAGGATATTCTGCCCGCAGACGACTTCGGGGTGCGTGAGGGCTATCGTCATTTGAAGCGTTTGGACAAGGCCCCCTCCGCCCGCGCCTTGCGTGACATCGGCCAGGCTTGGGCACCCTATCGCAGTGTGGCTTCCTGGTACTTGTGGCGCATGCCCAAACACACACCAGCGTCAGAGCCTACCCCAAACAAGCTACATCGCAGTCAACGCCCACAGGCCAAATCACCTCGCCAACAAGGCCCAGGCAACCCAATTCGTTTTGTAATTACCCAATCCAGCTTGGGCGCACTGATGGTCGCAGAAAGTGAGCGCGGGATTTGTGCCATTTCTTTAGGCGATGATCCCAAAGTCTTGCTGGAACAGTTGCAGGATCGTTTCAAAGGAAGCGAACTGATGGGTGCAGATTCACCATTCAAGCAGCGGGTTGCTCAAGTACTGGCCATGGTAGAAGAGCCAAACCAAAAGTTAGCCCTACCCCTGGACATTCAAGGCACCGCCTTTCAAACAGCGGGTCTGGGAGTTTTTGCGTCATATCCCGGCAGGCCAGACGCTGAGCTATACCGAGATTGCCGAGCGCCTGGGCATGCCCAAGGGCGCCCGTGCAGTCGCACGAGCCTGCGCCAGCAATACTCTGGCCATTGCCATCCCCTGCCATCGCGTCTTGCGACAAAGCGGTGACCTAGCGGGCTACCGCTGGGGGCTGGAGCGCAAGAAAACCTTGTTGGAGCGAGAACACGCGCAATAAAGTCACTACGATTAGCAGGCATGAAAAAACCCGGCCAATGGCCGGGTCTTATGCACAAAACCCAGGGGCTTTGCTTACATGGGCACCACACGAGTTGGGCCGTTACCGCTAAGCATACGGACACGCTGACCGGCTGAAAGAGGCACATCGGCTTCCTGGGCCACCACACGGGTTTCACCATTATCCAGTTGCACCGTGATCTCCAGACCCTGGGTTTTACCCATGCGGTTTTCAACCGCATTACCAACCAGCCCCCCCAGAATGGCGCCACCAATACTAGCCAGGATGCTGCCTCGGCCACCACCAATACTGCTGGCAGCGACACCACCCAATGCAGCCCCACCCACGGTGCCGACGCCGGAGTTCTGATCTTCCTGAATCGTGACAGCACGGACCGAAACAACGGTACCCAAACGCACGATTTGCTCACGCTGAGCCTGACCGTAGCTGTACACCGAGCTGGATGCCGATTTATTGGCACAACCCGCCAACAAAAACACGGGGGCCGCCAAGCTCGCCACTACCAGCAGACGCACTTTGGGTCGATCGAAAAAAGAAACATACATACGGTTTACTCCAAAAAACGTAGCTGGCCGAACCATAAAAAGTTGTTAGGCGCTCTCTTACAGACTGCGCTCAATGCCATAGTGCTGTTTTAACATGGCCGAGATCTGTGACCGTTTAAATTCATGATTTTGCGGGCCATCGACCTGGATTTTAATACTGCCCATCAAGTTGCCCAAGCTGCAAGCCTCCTGCCAGCTCCAGCCTTTTGTAAGACCATATAACAAACCTGCACGATGGGCATCACCACAACCAGTAGGATCAACTACATTTTCCACGGGCACCGGGGCAATTTCGTAAACCTGTCCGTTGTGGTAGAGCGTACTTCCATACTCTCCACGCGTCACAATAGCGGCCTGCAAGCCCTGTGCGATCTCGGCCATGCTCTTGGAGGTACGTTGCTCGATAACTTCGGCCTCATACTCATTTGCCGTAAGAACTTGACACAGTTCCAGCATTTCCAGCAGATCCTCACCCATAAACAACGGCATGGCTTGGCCCAAGTCGAAGATGAATGGTGTGCCTTGTGCGCTCAGGCGACGGGCATGAGCAAACATGCCATCTTTGGAGTCCGGAGCCACAATGCCCCAGGCCGCTTCCTGACCGGACAAGTCAATCTGGGCCGAACTGACCATGGCACCAGGATGGAAAGAAGTAATCTGGCTGGCAGCCAAATCTGTAGTGATAAAACACTGGGGGGTGAACATATCTGGCATCACTCGCACCATGCTGGTATCAATACCCAGATTCTGCAGACGCTGCACATAATCCACACCATCACTACCAACCGCCCCCACTGGAACAGGATGGCCACCGAGCATGTTCAATGTGTAGGCCATGTTGCCAGCACAGCCGCCCCACTCTTTACGCAAGCTGGGCACAAAAAAAGACACACTCAGGGTTTTGATGCTATCGGGCAAGATGTGATCTTTGAAGTACCCCTCGAAAACCGCGATCGTATCAAACGCGATCGAACCACATACCAGCACTCGCTCGGTCATAAATTACCTTATGGAAAAAAAGGGCTAATCTGGTAGCCATTAACTTGGAGCGACCCGGTATTCAAAGGCAGACGCACCATAATTTCACTGCGCGCTGCAAACGCGGGCTCGCGTCGCTCGGGGGCCAAATACTGATCGGGCGCAATATTGCGCCGGGCGATCAAGGCTCCGGAAAAATCTTTCAAGTCCAGAACCAGTGTCGGCCACTCCTGGGGCCGCTCAAACTCGTTACGCAGCGTAAAGCCCAACGTAGATTGCTCAGGCTGATTCGGCGCTTTATGCAGGGCCGAAGCCTGCACACGGATCTGGTCCAGGCGGCGCTCGTAAGGCACTTCACACGACAAAGTCTGGCAAGCGCGCTCGAACACGGGACGTAGCATGGGGATCTGGCTAACGATCTGTACGCGATAAACGTACATCAGTTGCAAAACGAACAGCAGCGCGCCCAAAACACACAAGCTGGTCCAGATCAGCGAACCCACGCGCTGGCCAAAGCTGGCCTCACCCTCGTAACGCGTCTCGCGTTGCAAAGCAGGGTTGGGATCAATCACCCAATCCTGCTGGAAATGGTCGCCATCATCATCGTGGGTGCCGTCAGCTTGCCGCGAGGGGAATGAAGCGCGCAAAGCACCGGCACGATCCCCCACACTGAATTCGGGCTCGGCAGCCGGCCAGGAGGCCTGACCAATGTGATGCCCGCCCTCCGGCTCAGGGGCAGCAGTACCGGTCGATACAAAAAAAGCGGTGTCCTGATTCTCTCTGGTCACGGGCTCGAGGCGAGAGCGGGCACGAATGACAGAAGGTTCTGAAGCCTG is a genomic window containing:
- a CDS encoding glycine zipper 2TM domain-containing protein → MYVSFFDRPKVRLLVVASLAAPVFLLAGCANKSASSSVYSYGQAQREQIVRLGTVVSVRAVTIQEDQNSGVGTVGGAALGGVAASSIGGGRGSILASIGGAILGGLVGNAVENRMGKTQGLEITVQLDNGETRVVAQEADVPLSAGQRVRMLSGNGPTRVVPM
- a CDS encoding histone H1; translated protein: MIMATAKKGAAKAANTKTPSPKKATPAKAPVKASATKTSPSSKPAAKKSPSKTTATKTSKAAVKAPAKSATSAPAKKTVAKKAAVKKTAQTKSTTIKTTATKAAAVKTVAKKAAAKKTIAKKAVAKKVVAKKAVAKKAGTKPAATAAAKKTASTKASKPVAKKATPNKAAAKPATKTGTKAVVKTAAKKASPAASAKKPVVPKKKEVKSVTAETKTSKTSTTPKTTAKVGNKTAARKASKTAASPAEPLRDDINPAGSWPFPTGKRP
- a CDS encoding carbohydrate kinase family protein, which codes for MTERVLVCGSIAFDTIAVFEGYFKDHILPDSIKTLSVSFFVPSLRKEWGGCAGNMAYTLNMLGGHPVPVGAVGSDGVDYVQRLQNLGIDTSMVRVMPDMFTPQCFITTDLAASQITSFHPGAMVSSAQIDLSGQEAAWGIVAPDSKDGMFAHARRLSAQGTPFIFDLGQAMPLFMGEDLLEMLELCQVLTANEYEAEVIEQRTSKSMAEIAQGLQAAIVTRGEYGSTLYHNGQVYEIAPVPVENVVDPTGCGDAHRAGLLYGLTKGWSWQEACSLGNLMGSIKIQVDGPQNHEFKRSQISAMLKQHYGIERSL
- a CDS encoding MGMT family protein, producing MRHIPAGQTLSYTEIAERLGMPKGARAVARACASNTLAIAIPCHRVLRQSGDLAGYRWGLERKKTLLEREHAQ
- a CDS encoding YggT family protein, which encodes MFSEVALFLIHIVLSLLGTILLLRAWVYALRIHPFNPYSQAMFKVTDWLVMPLRRVVKSGNRWDWTSLVAAWLSALVYLVLSAMVLTGSMSMLSNFPMFLLAAVFTLLRWALSLIFWVVLLQALLSWIQPQSPSMPLLRSITAPLLDPIRRVLPDLGGLDLSPLVVLLLTQVLNMVITRTAFSLVPI
- a CDS encoding indolepyruvate ferredoxin oxidoreductase family protein — protein: MTQSVDTQYKLSDNLTAQSGRIFLTGTQALVRMLLTQARLDKEHGLNTAGFVSGYRGSPLGGVDMIMWKAQKHLDQAKVRFQPAINEDLAASMIMGTQQAGERADRTVDGVFSMWYGKGPGVDRAGDALHHGHAAGASQHGGVLMIVGDDHVASSSSIPHASEQSLIAWGIPVVNPSSVEEYERFGIWAWALSRYSGSWVAFKAITETVESGRSFEIAPLDDLAPALADKQGGKHPYDPSKFLTPSMEGTLDARLDSVREFAHKYSLDRVLEAAPQARIGIVSTGKATLDTLDALQQLSSLKDLPAIRHLKIGLSWPVNPQSLNDFIEGLDHVLVIEEKGPIIEDQLKNLLFNRAQRPTVSGKRDIENEVLIPADGQLSPARVAVGLRRWLGHHTNVQLPACTVQNLTPIDTNGLTRRPYFCSGCPHNTSTKVPEGSQAMAGVGCHYMATWMDRKTRGLTQMGGEGTDWVGLSPFIQTGHMFQNMGEGTYFHSGYLAIRQAIAANANITYKILFNDAVAMTGGQPVDGPISVPRICQQTIGEGARRVVITTDEPERYRGVSLPAGIDVHHRRELDRLQRELREIPGVTILIHDQTCAAEKRRRRKKNEYPDPARRLFINKAVCEGCGDCGVQSNCLSLVPAETPEGRKRQIDQSSCNKDYSCVDGFCPSFVSVMGGALRRGDQNGQADMKAQLLAKLDTLPQPVIQAKDCNVIVAGVGGTGVITIGAVLSMAVHLEGRSSSVLDMTGLAQKGGTVISHIRLSANKENTGAVRVDPGQADLAILCDVVAAAHPNALSCLRPGHTHAIINEYLAPTAEFTRNPDAPLDAQHLLSQLKTTAGENQVRSFNAHQAATLLFGDSLLSNMLLMGMAWQQGSMPVSSTAVEQAIRLNGVAIQANLDAFHLGRVLAHDEKALASLLAPAAQVVTLQRRETLEQIMQRCTSSLEQYQNAAYAQRFTNTINALRDAEQTLRPGQRPVLTEKAARSLYKLMAYKDEYEVARLFSSPAFRQDLEQQFEGDFSLRFHFAPPLLARRDPATGRPRKITLGPRTATLLRWMAKGKGLRNTPLDPFGYTHERRMERRFWREYQSLLNSLSKNLDQANYATALELAELPQQLRGFGPVKMESAKQYEARFAELTQQLKNTGLTIQAIPA
- a CDS encoding Lrp/AsnC family transcriptional regulator, whose translation is MDKTDLKILDALQLDGRASAQQVSEQVGLSTAPVWRRIKNLEKNKVIQGYYARVDRRQVGLQSCMFTQISLDRHSGEIVDNFIRAVRDAPEILECHAVTGDADFLLKIMVPSAESYDDFLHRFLFNMPGVRQTRTIVAMREIKNVTRLPLPL
- a CDS encoding zinc-ribbon and DUF3426 domain-containing protein encodes the protein MELKTRCPRCGTSFAASVETLQRRRGYIRCIQCAHIFDGFEEVIDDQAPEPSYHPPAAPVQTEPRLELEPFASHRQEQAQTVDLQSPVPGPRFVEHSRHAPPRDEGTAHDSLQVRKFPDSILAQAPVTPASPSVNTAEPFVRPAEPSVELTQSSLQASEPSVIRARSRLEPVTRENQDTAFFVSTGTAAPEPEGGHHIGQASWPAAEPEFSVGDRAGALRASFPSRQADGTHDDDGDHFQQDWVIDPNPALQRETRYEGEASFGQRVGSLIWTSLCVLGALLFVLQLMYVYRVQIVSQIPMLRPVFERACQTLSCEVPYERRLDQIRVQASALHKAPNQPEQSTLGFTLRNEFERPQEWPTLVLDLKDFSGALIARRNIAPDQYLAPERREPAFAARSEIMVRLPLNTGSLQVNGYQISPFFP